A genome region from Candidatus Krumholzibacteriia bacterium includes the following:
- a CDS encoding T9SS type A sorting domain-containing protein — translation MYRTLCAVAILLPGASQAQLPTDIYLGATSPDVRIVGASSLDQTGYGFALGDFNGDTHSDFAVLSRGEDTANGYAFVSVLWGPPPLPSSNDLANCLGVSLVRASPGQVGWLAQIASGDFDGDGLDDIALGIPCQFPYADCDGIVYVIFGRTVFPDSLELNSQAVGVTKLLGMPGADGALGSMLAVWDLDRDGIDELIIAAPLSVSGSQIYVLWGRSSFPPQIAMADPSSLFTRIIDSRPYQSSGKGLACGDVNGDLWPDLLIGSPGEGQDNGEATLLLGTDTYPDTILIATQPPASKRFLGAGPYDQTGYRVAITDMNGDGCGDMVLSSYAGGPNGCEACGEVDVVLGGTSLPASAVLGSPGLRMLRLIGAGTGTSLGVELTCGDVNGDGFGDVMLMSKQDLYDVSDSGHVTVVYGSFVLPDSIHVVSEPSVTRIHAESRDNNLGRGLAAFDMTDDGIDDLLIGAPDSSPLARYRAGTVYIIFGPEWSTGVGPLDGLSSKQNHPNPFRMTTGIPVVLATDSDLYIAIYDVRGRVIRQLASEHVASGEHVFEWDGRDAQGRRVAAGVYFCRTTTDTRSSVIKMTVLR, via the coding sequence TTGTACCGCACGCTGTGCGCAGTGGCCATTCTTTTGCCAGGTGCCAGTCAGGCGCAACTGCCGACAGATATTTATCTTGGGGCGACGAGCCCGGATGTACGGATTGTCGGGGCGTCCTCGTTGGATCAAACTGGCTACGGATTCGCCCTGGGGGACTTCAACGGTGACACGCACTCTGATTTCGCCGTGCTTTCTCGCGGCGAGGACACCGCCAACGGCTATGCATTTGTGTCCGTTCTTTGGGGACCGCCACCTCTTCCTTCCAGCAACGATCTCGCGAATTGCCTTGGCGTGTCGCTTGTCCGCGCGAGCCCGGGGCAAGTTGGCTGGCTCGCCCAAATCGCCTCGGGAGATTTTGATGGTGATGGTCTGGACGACATCGCCCTCGGCATTCCGTGCCAATTCCCGTACGCGGACTGTGACGGAATAGTGTATGTGATCTTCGGGCGGACGGTGTTCCCGGACTCCCTTGAGTTGAACTCACAAGCAGTTGGGGTAACCAAACTCCTTGGAATGCCCGGTGCGGATGGCGCGCTAGGCTCGATGCTGGCGGTCTGGGATCTCGATCGAGACGGTATCGACGAGTTGATCATCGCTGCACCATTGAGCGTTTCGGGGAGCCAGATCTACGTTCTGTGGGGGAGATCTTCGTTCCCGCCGCAGATCGCAATGGCGGATCCCTCGTCATTGTTCACGAGGATAATCGATTCACGGCCCTATCAGTCGTCTGGAAAAGGGCTCGCATGCGGCGATGTCAATGGTGATCTTTGGCCCGATCTGCTGATCGGGTCCCCCGGAGAAGGCCAGGACAATGGTGAGGCCACGTTGTTGCTTGGGACTGACACGTATCCCGATACCATTCTCATTGCGACGCAGCCTCCCGCTTCAAAACGATTTCTTGGTGCTGGTCCGTACGATCAGACAGGGTACCGTGTGGCCATTACCGACATGAACGGAGATGGTTGTGGCGACATGGTGCTGTCCTCGTACGCGGGAGGACCAAATGGGTGCGAGGCCTGCGGTGAAGTCGACGTCGTACTTGGGGGGACGTCTCTACCGGCTTCGGCGGTATTGGGTTCGCCAGGGCTCAGAATGCTGCGTCTCATTGGGGCTGGGACAGGCACCAGCTTGGGTGTGGAACTGACGTGCGGTGATGTTAATGGCGATGGCTTCGGCGACGTTATGCTCATGAGCAAGCAGGACCTCTATGACGTGTCAGACAGCGGCCATGTAACTGTGGTCTACGGATCGTTCGTGCTTCCCGATTCGATTCACGTCGTTTCGGAACCGAGTGTGACTCGAATTCACGCCGAAAGCCGGGATAACAATCTTGGTCGTGGCCTTGCCGCCTTCGATATGACTGACGATGGAATCGATGATCTGCTTATCGGCGCCCCGGACTCAAGCCCACTCGCACGGTACAGGGCAGGAACCGTGTATATCATATTCGGCCCTGAGTGGAGCACTGGTGTAGGCCCATTGGACGGACTGTCTTCGAAGCAGAACCATCCGAACCCGTTCCGCATGACAACGGGCATTCCTGTCGTTCTTGCCACGGATAGCGACCTGTACATCGCGATATACGACGTGCGTGGCCGCGTCATTCGGCAACTTGCTAGCGAGCACGTGGCGAGCGGTGAGCATGTGTTCGAATGGGATGGTCGAGACGCACAGGGACGCCGCGTCGCGGCCGGGGTCTACTTCTGTCGAACCACCACGGACACGCGTTCCTCAGTCATCAAGATGACCGTGCTGCGTTAG